The proteins below are encoded in one region of Corynebacterium sphenisci DSM 44792:
- the dapA gene encoding 4-hydroxy-tetrahydrodipicolinate synthase — MSTGFASDRGVDDFGTVAVAMVTPFAEDGSLDLDAGIGVAGHLADNGVDALILAGTTGESPTTSAEEKLALLRAVRAEFGDRLTLVAGAGSYDTAASVELARASAAAGADSLLVVTPYYSKPPQEGLVRHFTAVADATDLPVCLYDIPPRSAIPIEPDTIRRLAEHPRITAVKDAKGDLGAAAGIIADTDLAWYSGDDVLNLPWLAMGATGFISVIAHAAPRKLVELRRLFDEGDLAGARAINASLSPLFRAQARLGGVTFSKAALQLQGITTGDPRLPQLAPDQEQLDLLAADLREAGVL, encoded by the coding sequence ATGAGCACTGGATTCGCCTCGGACAGGGGGGTCGACGACTTCGGCACCGTCGCCGTCGCCATGGTCACCCCGTTCGCGGAGGACGGTTCGCTGGACCTCGACGCGGGGATCGGCGTCGCCGGGCACCTGGCGGACAATGGCGTCGACGCCCTCATCCTCGCCGGCACCACCGGCGAATCGCCGACCACCTCCGCCGAGGAGAAGCTGGCCCTGCTGCGCGCGGTGCGCGCCGAGTTCGGCGATCGGCTCACCCTGGTCGCCGGCGCCGGCAGCTACGACACCGCCGCCTCCGTCGAGCTGGCCCGGGCCTCCGCGGCCGCCGGGGCGGATTCCCTGCTGGTGGTCACGCCCTACTACTCCAAGCCCCCGCAGGAGGGCCTGGTGCGGCATTTCACCGCGGTGGCCGACGCCACCGATCTGCCGGTGTGCCTCTACGACATCCCGCCGCGCTCGGCGATCCCGATTGAGCCGGACACCATCCGGCGCCTGGCCGAGCACCCCCGGATCACCGCCGTGAAGGACGCGAAGGGGGACCTCGGGGCCGCGGCGGGTATCATCGCCGACACGGACCTCGCGTGGTACTCCGGCGACGATGTGCTGAACCTGCCCTGGCTGGCCATGGGCGCCACGGGCTTCATCTCGGTCATCGCGCACGCCGCCCCGCGCAAGCTCGTGGAGCTGCGCCGCCTCTTCGACGAGGGCGATCTCGCCGGCGCCCGCGCCATCAACGCTTCCCTCAGCCCATTGTTCCGCGCTCAGGCCCGCCTGGGCGGCGTGACGTTTTCGAAAGCCGCCCTGCAGCTGCAGGGCATCACGACAGGAGACCCCCGTTTGCCTCAGCTAGCCCCCGACCAGGAGCAGCTCGACCTGCTCGCCGCAGACCTGCGAGAGGCGGGTGTGCTGTAG
- a CDS encoding ribonuclease J codes for MGDNRNRSRKVTRKAGPPAEEPSSANAKSAKAKSGGGQSGKSGGQANQSGKSGGQANQSGKSGKSGGQSGNRGGRGGQSNQSGKSGGGQSGRGRGGNRRNVVQSMQGADLTRRLPEPPKAPKDGLRIVALGGISEIGRNMTVFEYRGRLLIIDCGVLFPSSNEPGVDLILPDFSYMEDKWDRVEAAVITHGHEDHIGAIPWLLKQRADIPIVASKFTLALIQAKCQEHRVRPNCVEVDETSHVNYGPFDVRFFAVNHSIPDCLGIALKTGAGLLVHTGDIKLDQTPPDGKPTDLPALSRFGDEGVDLFLCDSTNATTPGISGSEADLVPTLRRLITEAKQRVIVAAFASNVYRVQAVIDAAVAAGRKVAFNGRSMIRNMRIAEELGYLHAPRGTIVEMNEASRMAPHKVVLVTTGTQGEPMAALSRMARREHRQITVRDGDLIILSSSLVPGNEEAVFGVINMLAQIGATVITNSDAKVHTSGHGYSGELLFLYNAVRPSNAMPVHGEWRHLRANKELAISTGVARENVVLAQNGVVVDLVDGHAKVVGQVPVGNLYVDGVTMGDVDADVLADRTEMSEGGLIAVTAVIDNRTGRPLERPKAQARGFSDDTKELVADVEKQVDDIMYDLAGSGENNPYRMVQEVRRRVEKAINAKWRRSPMIVPTIVPMSSEAVAEVTDEDIEVTRPSL; via the coding sequence ATGGGAGACAACAGGAACCGTTCCCGCAAGGTCACCCGCAAGGCCGGCCCGCCCGCCGAGGAGCCCTCGTCGGCCAACGCCAAGTCCGCCAAGGCGAAGTCCGGCGGCGGCCAGTCCGGCAAGTCCGGTGGCCAGGCCAACCAGTCCGGTAAATCCGGCGGCCAGGCCAACCAGTCCGGCAAATCCGGCAAGTCCGGCGGCCAGTCCGGCAACCGCGGCGGCCGCGGCGGCCAGTCCAACCAGTCCGGCAAATCCGGCGGCGGCCAGTCCGGCCGCGGCCGCGGCGGCAACCGCCGCAACGTGGTGCAGTCCATGCAGGGCGCGGATCTGACCCGCCGCCTGCCGGAGCCGCCGAAGGCCCCGAAGGACGGGCTGCGCATCGTCGCCCTCGGCGGCATCTCGGAGATCGGCCGCAACATGACCGTCTTCGAGTACCGCGGCCGGCTGCTCATCATCGACTGCGGCGTGCTCTTCCCCAGCTCCAACGAGCCGGGCGTGGACCTCATCCTGCCGGATTTCTCCTACATGGAGGACAAGTGGGATCGGGTCGAGGCCGCGGTCATCACGCACGGCCACGAGGACCACATCGGCGCCATCCCCTGGCTGCTCAAGCAGCGCGCGGACATCCCGATCGTGGCCAGCAAGTTCACCCTCGCGCTCATCCAGGCCAAGTGCCAGGAGCACCGGGTGCGCCCGAACTGCGTGGAGGTCGACGAGACCTCGCACGTCAACTACGGCCCCTTCGACGTGCGCTTCTTCGCCGTCAACCACTCCATCCCGGACTGCCTGGGCATCGCCCTGAAGACCGGGGCGGGCCTGCTGGTGCACACCGGCGACATCAAGCTCGACCAGACCCCGCCGGACGGCAAGCCCACCGACCTGCCGGCGCTGTCCCGCTTCGGCGACGAGGGCGTGGACCTGTTCCTGTGCGACTCCACCAACGCCACCACCCCGGGCATCTCCGGGTCCGAGGCGGATCTGGTGCCCACCCTGCGCCGGCTCATCACCGAGGCCAAGCAGCGGGTCATCGTCGCCGCCTTCGCCTCCAACGTGTACCGGGTGCAGGCGGTCATCGACGCCGCCGTCGCCGCCGGCCGCAAGGTCGCCTTCAACGGCCGCTCCATGATCCGCAATATGCGGATCGCCGAGGAGCTGGGCTACCTGCACGCCCCGCGGGGCACCATCGTGGAGATGAACGAGGCCTCCCGGATGGCCCCGCACAAGGTGGTGCTGGTCACCACCGGCACCCAGGGTGAGCCGATGGCCGCGCTGAGCCGGATGGCCCGCCGGGAGCACCGGCAGATCACCGTCCGGGACGGGGACCTGATCATTCTCAGCTCCTCCCTGGTGCCGGGCAACGAGGAGGCCGTCTTCGGCGTGATCAACATGCTCGCCCAAATCGGGGCGACCGTGATCACCAACTCCGACGCCAAGGTGCACACCTCCGGGCACGGCTACTCCGGGGAGCTGCTCTTCCTGTACAACGCGGTGCGGCCCTCCAACGCCATGCCGGTGCACGGCGAGTGGCGGCATCTGCGGGCCAACAAGGAGCTGGCGATCTCCACGGGCGTGGCCCGGGAGAACGTGGTGCTGGCGCAGAACGGCGTGGTCGTGGACCTCGTCGACGGCCACGCCAAGGTCGTCGGCCAGGTGCCGGTGGGCAACCTCTACGTCGACGGGGTCACCATGGGCGACGTCGACGCCGATGTGCTCGCCGACCGCACGGAGATGTCCGAGGGCGGGCTGATCGCGGTCACCGCGGTCATCGACAACCGCACCGGGCGTCCCCTGGAGCGGCCGAAGGCGCAGGCCCGCGGCTTCTCCGACGACACCAAGGAGCTGGTCGCCGACGTGGAGAAGCAGGTCGACGACATCATGTACGACCTGGCCGGCTCCGGGGAGAACAACCCCTACCGGATGGTCCAGGAGGTCCGCCGGCGGGTGGAGAAGGCGATCAACGCCAAGTGGCGCCGCTCCCCGATGATCGTGCCGACCATCGTGCCGATGAGCTCCGAGGCCGTCGCCGAGGTCACCGACGAGGACATCGAGGTCACCCGGCCCAGCCTCTGA
- a CDS encoding TIGR03085 family metal-binding protein: protein MSFAAEERAALARALAAAGPAAPTACAGWTAADLAVHLLVRETRPDAAAGIFLPALAGHLGRVSARVAALGHGEVVARWAAGPPRWSPLRPLDEAVNAGEHFIHHEDLRRGAPGWAPRELPGPVQERLHGLLGRYARLLLGRRGPAAVELLAPGRAPVRAGARGPGAPRVAVTGEPGELLLWVTGRPARVTVAGDAAAVHRRAL from the coding sequence ATGAGCTTCGCCGCCGAGGAACGCGCCGCCCTGGCCCGGGCGCTGGCCGCCGCCGGCCCGGCCGCGCCCACCGCCTGCGCCGGCTGGACCGCCGCGGATCTGGCGGTGCACCTGCTGGTCCGGGAGACCCGGCCGGACGCCGCGGCCGGGATCTTCCTGCCCGCCCTGGCGGGGCACCTGGGGCGGGTCTCCGCGCGGGTGGCCGCCCTCGGCCACGGGGAGGTCGTGGCGCGCTGGGCGGCGGGGCCGCCCCGGTGGTCCCCGCTGCGCCCCCTCGACGAGGCGGTGAACGCAGGGGAGCATTTCATCCACCACGAGGATCTGCGCCGCGGGGCGCCCGGCTGGGCGCCGCGGGAGCTGCCCGGGCCCGTCCAGGAGCGGCTGCACGGCCTCCTGGGCCGCTACGCCCGGCTGCTGCTGGGCCGCCGCGGCCCGGCCGCGGTGGAGCTGCTCGCCCCGGGCCGGGCGCCGGTGCGGGCCGGCGCCCGGGGCCCGGGCGCCCCGCGGGTGGCGGTGACCGGGGAGCCCGGGGAGCTGCTGCTGTGGGTCACCGGCCGCCCGGCGCGGGTCACGGTGGCCGGGGACGCGGCCGCGGTGCACCGGCGCGCGCTGTAG
- a CDS encoding DNA translocase FtsK: MSASSRTRSTSARPARRGTGTRPATRGGDAARASGSSARSGYDDDFERTGSAFRAVGAGLAGAWSHTARGVAGLTRRVSGRAGAAGYRDEDFADAPPARGAGAGDPDAQRTTYVSRPGRRDEGEHRDRQDDWVDGPDTGEGAGPAPAGSRDGLALLLLALAVVLAAASWFHLAGPVGAAIHATVAAIVGLGTYLLPPLLVALAVALMLGTAPTGRRSGRVALGAGIIAVGLLAIVHIGSGEPADWAGRFTAGGAVGAWTGAPLSAGFTPVLAIILLFGLVFYGALVTTGTSVRRLVDALAGYLGYRTGAGAAEADDPYARVDGLLDARVDGRDAPAGPARPGAAEPGRAEPAPRRRRRRGGGDAEEDLHALVDADPAEAPGQQPPAPRRRRRPSPMESYPVEGDAPAAGEGDRARQTALFSAPETAELPALGAPVPDDASALDDDAAAHGADAAAGEAAGEGAADAISAATRRRMEAIRARSGVDPAAVPAATPKSEAEPKPAVPPAPRQPEGDYRLPSTDLLLAGDAPKTRTATNDRMIEAITEVFREFKVDATVTGFSRGPTVTRYEVELGPGVKVSKVTNLQSDIAYAVATENVRLLTPIPGKSAVGIEVPNDDREMVRLADVLDAPKTRANHDPMLIGLGKDIEGEFLSHSVQKMPHLLVAGSTGSGKSAFVNSMLVSLLTRATPEEVRLILVDPKMVELTPYEGIPHLITPIITQPKKAAAALQWLVEEMEQRYLDMKAARVRHIKDFNRKVDSGELVAPPGSEREYRRYPYIVCIVDELADLMMTAPRDIEDAIVRITQKARAAGIHLVLATQRPSVDVVTGLIKTNVPSRLAFATSSLTDSRVILDQAGAEKLIGMGDGLFIPQGAGKPRRIQGAFVTDEEVAAVVEACKAQAEPDYTEGVTDDAAADSAKQIDPDIGDDLEDLLQAVELVVTSQFGSTSMLQRKLRIGFAKAGRLMDLMETRGVVGPSEGSKARDVLVKPEELETILWMIRGADPAEAPVEEGPEIVDADPVDGLA, encoded by the coding sequence ATGTCTGCCAGCAGCCGAACCAGGAGCACCTCCGCCCGCCCCGCCCGCCGCGGCACCGGGACCCGCCCGGCCACCCGCGGCGGCGACGCCGCGCGCGCCTCGGGCAGCTCCGCCCGGTCCGGCTACGACGACGACTTCGAGCGCACCGGCAGCGCCTTCCGCGCCGTCGGCGCCGGGCTCGCCGGGGCCTGGTCGCACACCGCCCGCGGCGTGGCGGGGCTGACCCGCCGGGTCTCCGGGCGGGCCGGCGCGGCCGGCTACCGGGACGAGGACTTCGCCGACGCCCCGCCCGCGCGCGGCGCCGGCGCCGGTGACCCGGATGCCCAGCGCACCACCTACGTCAGCCGCCCCGGGCGCCGCGACGAGGGGGAACACCGGGATCGTCAAGACGATTGGGTTGACGGCCCCGATACCGGGGAGGGCGCCGGACCGGCCCCGGCCGGCTCCCGGGACGGGCTGGCGCTGCTGCTGCTCGCCCTGGCCGTGGTGCTCGCCGCGGCCAGCTGGTTCCACCTCGCCGGCCCGGTGGGCGCGGCGATCCACGCCACCGTCGCCGCGATCGTGGGCCTGGGCACCTACCTGCTGCCCCCGCTGCTGGTCGCCCTGGCGGTCGCGCTGATGCTCGGCACCGCGCCCACCGGGCGGCGCTCCGGGCGGGTCGCCCTCGGCGCCGGGATCATCGCCGTGGGCCTGCTGGCCATCGTGCACATCGGCTCCGGGGAACCGGCCGACTGGGCCGGCCGGTTCACCGCCGGCGGCGCCGTCGGCGCCTGGACGGGGGCCCCGCTGTCGGCCGGATTCACCCCCGTGCTCGCCATCATCCTGCTCTTCGGGCTGGTCTTCTACGGCGCCCTGGTCACCACCGGCACCAGCGTGCGCCGGCTGGTCGACGCCCTCGCCGGCTACCTCGGCTACCGGACCGGCGCCGGCGCCGCCGAGGCCGACGATCCCTACGCCCGGGTCGACGGGCTGCTCGACGCCCGCGTCGACGGCCGCGACGCGCCCGCCGGGCCGGCCCGGCCCGGCGCCGCCGAGCCCGGCCGGGCCGAGCCCGCGCCGCGGCGGCGCCGCCGGCGCGGCGGCGGGGACGCCGAGGAGGACCTGCACGCCCTCGTCGACGCCGACCCCGCGGAGGCGCCGGGGCAGCAGCCGCCGGCGCCCCGGCGGCGGCGCCGGCCCAGCCCCATGGAGAGCTACCCCGTCGAGGGCGACGCCCCCGCCGCCGGCGAGGGCGACCGGGCCCGGCAGACCGCGCTGTTCTCCGCCCCGGAGACCGCGGAGCTGCCCGCGCTCGGCGCCCCGGTGCCCGACGACGCCTCCGCCCTCGACGATGACGCGGCCGCGCACGGCGCGGACGCCGCGGCCGGGGAGGCCGCGGGGGAGGGGGCCGCGGACGCGATCTCCGCGGCCACCCGGCGCCGCATGGAGGCGATCCGGGCCCGCTCCGGGGTGGACCCGGCGGCGGTCCCGGCGGCGACCCCCAAATCCGAGGCGGAGCCCAAACCGGCGGTGCCGCCGGCGCCGCGGCAGCCCGAGGGCGACTACCGGCTGCCCTCCACCGACCTGCTGCTCGCCGGCGACGCCCCGAAGACCCGCACCGCCACCAACGACCGGATGATCGAGGCGATCACCGAGGTGTTCCGGGAGTTCAAGGTCGACGCCACCGTCACCGGGTTCTCCCGCGGGCCCACGGTCACCCGCTACGAGGTGGAGCTCGGCCCCGGGGTGAAGGTGTCCAAGGTCACCAACCTGCAGTCCGACATCGCCTACGCGGTGGCCACCGAGAACGTCCGGCTGCTCACCCCCATCCCCGGCAAGTCCGCCGTGGGCATCGAGGTGCCCAACGACGACCGGGAGATGGTGCGCCTGGCCGATGTGCTCGACGCGCCGAAGACCCGCGCCAACCACGACCCGATGCTCATCGGCCTGGGCAAGGACATCGAGGGCGAGTTCCTCTCCCACTCGGTGCAGAAGATGCCGCATCTGCTGGTCGCCGGCTCCACCGGCTCCGGCAAATCCGCCTTCGTCAACTCCATGCTGGTGTCCCTGCTCACCCGGGCCACCCCGGAGGAGGTCCGGCTCATCCTGGTGGACCCGAAGATGGTGGAGCTGACCCCCTACGAGGGCATCCCGCATCTCATCACCCCGATCATCACCCAGCCGAAGAAGGCCGCCGCCGCGCTGCAGTGGCTGGTCGAGGAGATGGAGCAGCGCTACCTGGACATGAAGGCCGCCCGGGTGCGGCACATCAAGGACTTCAACCGCAAGGTCGACTCCGGGGAGCTCGTCGCCCCGCCCGGCTCCGAGCGGGAGTACCGGCGCTACCCGTACATCGTGTGCATCGTCGACGAGCTCGCCGACCTGATGATGACCGCGCCCCGGGACATCGAGGACGCGATCGTGCGGATCACCCAGAAGGCCCGCGCCGCCGGCATCCACCTGGTGCTGGCCACCCAGCGGCCCTCGGTGGACGTGGTCACCGGCCTCATCAAGACCAACGTGCCCTCCCGGCTGGCCTTCGCCACCAGCTCCCTCACCGACTCCCGGGTGATCCTGGACCAGGCCGGGGCGGAGAAGCTGATCGGCATGGGCGACGGCCTGTTCATCCCGCAGGGCGCCGGCAAGCCCCGGCGCATCCAGGGCGCCTTCGTCACCGACGAGGAGGTCGCCGCGGTGGTGGAGGCCTGCAAGGCGCAGGCGGAGCCGGACTACACCGAGGGCGTCACCGACGACGCCGCGGCCGACTCCGCCAAGCAGATCGACCCGGACATCGGCGATGACCTGGAGGATCTGCTGCAGGCCGTGGAGCTGGTGGTGACCAGCCAGTTCGGCTCCACCTCGATGCTGCAGCGCAAGCTGCGGATCGGCTTCGCCAAGGCCGGCCGGCTGATGGACCTGATGGAGACCCGCGGGGTGGTGGGCCCCTCCGAGGGCTCCAAGGCCCGCGATGTGCTGGTCAAGCCGGAGGAGCTGGAGACCATCCTGTGGATGATCCGCGGCGCCGACCCGGCCGAGGCCCCGGTCGAGGAGGGGCCGGAGATCGTCGACGCCGACCCGGTGGACGGCCTGGCCTGA
- a CDS encoding TerC/Alx family metal homeostasis membrane protein — MHVTPLTWGITIVVLLAFIIFDFYSHVRRPHDPTMREAAAWMLFYIALACLFGGFLWVRWPGAADPHQHGLEFFAGYITELSLSVDNLFIFALIIGSFRIPKRYQQKVLLIGIALAIVFRGIFIGLGAAIIAAWSDVFYLFAIFLLYIAIKTVYDEVADKPQPPVHDMTVVKLTRTVIPVSDELDGDRLVTRAGGRRMVTPLMIALVCIGFIDLLFAFDSIPAIYGLTREPYIVFTANIFALMGLRQMYFLLEGLLDRLVYLAYGLGAILGFIAVKLLLHALHENNLPFLNGGQGLAVPEISTPVSLAVIVVVLAVTVAASWLKIKRDENMGAVPPPRLDPGGPMASGAGSHTVPHPERG, encoded by the coding sequence ATGCACGTCACCCCCCTGACTTGGGGCATCACCATCGTGGTGCTCCTGGCCTTCATCATCTTCGACTTCTACAGCCACGTCCGCCGGCCGCATGATCCCACCATGCGCGAGGCCGCGGCGTGGATGCTCTTCTACATCGCCCTGGCCTGCCTCTTCGGCGGCTTCCTGTGGGTGCGCTGGCCCGGGGCGGCCGACCCCCACCAGCATGGCCTGGAGTTCTTCGCCGGCTACATCACAGAGCTCTCGCTCAGCGTGGACAACCTGTTCATCTTCGCGCTCATCATCGGCTCCTTCCGGATCCCGAAGCGCTACCAGCAGAAGGTGCTGCTCATCGGGATCGCGCTGGCGATCGTCTTCCGCGGCATCTTCATCGGCCTCGGCGCGGCGATCATCGCCGCCTGGTCGGACGTGTTCTACCTCTTCGCGATCTTCCTGCTCTACATCGCGATCAAGACCGTCTACGACGAGGTGGCGGACAAGCCGCAGCCGCCGGTGCACGACATGACCGTGGTGAAGCTCACCCGCACCGTGATCCCGGTCAGCGACGAGCTCGACGGCGACCGGCTGGTCACCCGCGCCGGGGGACGGCGGATGGTCACCCCGCTGATGATCGCCCTGGTGTGCATCGGCTTCATCGACCTGCTCTTCGCCTTCGACTCGATCCCCGCCATCTACGGGCTCACCCGCGAGCCCTACATCGTCTTCACCGCGAACATCTTCGCCCTGATGGGCCTGCGCCAGATGTACTTCCTGCTGGAGGGCCTGCTCGACCGGCTGGTCTACCTCGCCTACGGCCTCGGCGCGATCCTCGGCTTCATCGCGGTGAAGCTGCTGCTGCACGCCCTGCACGAGAACAACCTGCCCTTCCTCAACGGCGGGCAGGGCCTGGCGGTGCCGGAGATCTCCACCCCGGTGTCCCTGGCGGTGATCGTGGTGGTGCTCGCGGTGACCGTGGCGGCGTCCTGGCTGAAGATCAAGCGCGACGAGAACATGGGCGCGGTGCCGCCGCCGCGGCTGGATCCGGGCGGCCCGATGGCCTCCGGCGCCGGCTCGCACACCGTCCCGCATCCCGAGCGGGGGTAG
- the pgsA gene encoding CDP-diacylglycerol--glycerol-3-phosphate 3-phosphatidyltransferase, translated as MTSKPAERATASNWNLPNALTVLRIVAVPAFLWLLLHDGGATDRWRWWALAAFCLLMATDRIDGQIARSRGLITDFGKIADPIADKLLMIGALVGLNLIGALPWWVTVVIVIRELGITVWRMVLLRGGQVVPASRGGKIKTVLQTLAVALFIVPVDWVRIPAWIVMAAALAVTVLTGVQYILDSRRAR; from the coding sequence ATGACCTCCAAGCCCGCGGAACGGGCGACCGCCTCGAACTGGAACCTCCCGAACGCGCTGACCGTGCTGCGCATCGTCGCGGTACCCGCGTTCCTGTGGCTGCTGCTCCACGACGGCGGGGCCACCGACCGCTGGCGCTGGTGGGCCCTGGCGGCGTTCTGCCTGCTCATGGCCACCGACCGGATCGACGGGCAGATCGCGCGCAGCCGCGGGCTGATCACCGACTTCGGCAAGATCGCCGACCCGATCGCGGACAAGCTGCTCATGATCGGCGCCCTGGTCGGGCTCAACCTGATCGGGGCGCTGCCCTGGTGGGTGACCGTGGTGATCGTGATCCGCGAACTCGGCATCACCGTGTGGCGGATGGTGCTGCTGCGCGGCGGCCAGGTGGTGCCGGCCTCCCGCGGCGGCAAGATCAAGACCGTGCTGCAGACCCTGGCGGTGGCCCTGTTCATCGTGCCCGTGGACTGGGTGCGGATCCCGGCCTGGATCGTCATGGCCGCTGCCCTGGCGGTCACCGTGCTCACCGGGGTGCAGTACATCCTGGACTCCCGCCGTGCCCGCTGA
- a CDS encoding CinA family protein, which produces MPAEPRPGPADPAAVVRLLAGRGRTLATAESLTAGLLAARVAEVPGASAVLRGGLVVYATDLKERLAGVPREILAAHGAVSPQTARALAEGARDRCAADWGVGLTGVAGPEPQEGRPVGEVWCAVAGPGGTRVADLALDRGLGRAGIREAAVAGALAMLAAAAGEGPGCPEQNGAPGRCTP; this is translated from the coding sequence GTGCCCGCTGAACCGCGCCCCGGCCCGGCCGACCCGGCCGCGGTGGTCCGCCTGCTGGCGGGACGGGGCCGGACCCTGGCCACCGCCGAATCCCTCACCGCGGGCCTGCTCGCCGCCCGAGTCGCCGAGGTCCCCGGGGCCTCGGCGGTGCTGCGCGGCGGCCTGGTGGTCTACGCCACCGATCTCAAGGAGCGCCTCGCCGGGGTGCCCCGGGAGATCCTGGCCGCCCATGGCGCGGTGAGCCCGCAGACCGCCCGCGCCCTCGCCGAGGGCGCCCGGGACCGCTGCGCCGCGGACTGGGGGGTGGGGCTGACCGGGGTGGCCGGCCCGGAGCCGCAGGAGGGCCGCCCGGTCGGCGAGGTGTGGTGCGCCGTCGCCGGGCCCGGCGGCACCCGGGTGGCGGATCTGGCCCTGGACCGGGGGCTCGGCCGCGCCGGGATCCGGGAGGCCGCGGTGGCCGGGGCGCTGGCCATGCTCGCCGCGGCGGCGGGGGAGGGGCCCGGGTGCCCGGAACAAAACGGCGCCCCGGGGCGTTGTACCCCATGA
- a CDS encoding helix-turn-helix domain-containing protein, whose protein sequence is MMNDHTMTLPAPARPPRAAELPHAPAPEHEPLLREALGEALRDVRGRNGMTLRELSQLAAVSPGYLSELERGRKEVSSELLASVCQGLSVSVADVLIEAAGAMALHAARPEMAAI, encoded by the coding sequence ATGATGAACGACCACACGATGACCCTGCCCGCGCCGGCGCGGCCGCCCCGCGCCGCCGAGCTGCCGCATGCCCCGGCGCCGGAGCACGAGCCGCTGCTGCGCGAGGCCCTGGGCGAGGCGCTGCGCGATGTGCGCGGCCGCAACGGGATGACCCTGCGCGAGCTCTCCCAACTCGCCGCGGTGAGCCCCGGCTACCTCTCGGAGCTGGAGCGCGGCCGCAAGGAGGTCTCCTCCGAACTGCTCGCCTCGGTCTGCCAGGGGCTGAGCGTCTCCGTCGCCGATGTGCTGATCGAGGCCGCCGGGGCGATGGCGCTGCACGCCGCCCGGCCCGAGATGGCCGCCATCTGA
- a CDS encoding PspA/IM30 family protein, translated as MANPFSKFWNYLMALFDSKIEENADPKVQIQQAIEDAQRQHQELSQQAAAVIGNQRQLEMRLNRQLAEIEKLQGNTRQALQLADKVRAEGDEAKAAEYENAAEAFAAQLVTAEQSVEDLKGLHDQSLQQAAQAKKAVERNSMALQQKVAERTKLLSQLEQAKMQEKVSESLQSMNELSSGNTPNLEQVREKIERRYANALGQAELAQGSVQGRMAEVEQASVQLAGHSRLEQIRAEMNAPKAVGSGGAAGALGAGSAEAAAPADPAVEAKLRELRGE; from the coding sequence ATGGCTAACCCGTTCTCGAAGTTCTGGAACTACCTCATGGCCCTCTTCGACTCGAAGATCGAGGAGAACGCCGATCCCAAGGTCCAGATCCAGCAGGCCATCGAGGATGCCCAGCGCCAGCACCAGGAGCTGTCCCAGCAGGCGGCCGCGGTCATCGGCAACCAGCGCCAGCTGGAGATGCGGCTCAACCGGCAGCTCGCCGAAATCGAGAAGCTGCAGGGCAACACCCGGCAGGCGCTGCAGCTGGCCGACAAGGTCCGCGCCGAGGGCGACGAGGCCAAGGCGGCGGAGTACGAGAACGCCGCCGAGGCCTTCGCCGCGCAGCTGGTCACCGCCGAGCAGTCCGTGGAGGATCTCAAGGGGCTGCACGACCAGTCCCTGCAGCAGGCCGCCCAGGCGAAGAAGGCCGTGGAGCGCAACTCCATGGCCCTGCAGCAGAAGGTCGCCGAGCGCACCAAGCTGCTCTCCCAGCTGGAGCAGGCCAAGATGCAGGAGAAGGTCTCCGAGTCCCTGCAGTCCATGAACGAGCTGTCCTCCGGCAACACCCCGAACCTGGAGCAGGTGCGCGAGAAGATCGAGCGCCGCTACGCCAACGCCCTCGGCCAGGCGGAGCTGGCGCAGGGCTCCGTGCAGGGCCGGATGGCCGAGGTCGAGCAGGCCTCGGTGCAGCTGGCCGGGCATTCCCGGCTGGAGCAGATCCGCGCCGAGATGAACGCGCCCAAGGCGGTGGGCTCCGGCGGCGCCGCCGGTGCGCTGGGCGCCGGCTCCGCCGAGGCCGCCGCGCCGGCGGACCCGGCGGTGGAGGCGAAGCTGCGCGAGCTGCGCGGCGAATAG
- a CDS encoding energy-coupling factor transporter transmembrane component T family protein, which produces MARRLPIPLSVHVPGDSVLHRAPAPAKLAGLIAFILVVSLGARTIALAGAAVAVAAAGYPVARIPARVAAWQMLGAVPILAGIAVLQAITASPQRAAVMFLSILACVVAATLLTLTTRVSEMMDALDRALAPLGRRGFPARTVSLALSLTLRLIPLQVAAVQEVLDARRARGARGSPAAFGVPVVIRTVRRAEAMSDALLARGVGD; this is translated from the coding sequence ATGGCCCGCCGGCTGCCCATCCCGCTGTCCGTGCACGTGCCCGGGGATTCGGTGCTGCACCGCGCCCCCGCCCCGGCGAAGCTCGCCGGGCTGATCGCCTTCATCCTCGTGGTGAGCCTCGGCGCGCGCACCATCGCCCTGGCCGGCGCCGCGGTGGCGGTGGCCGCCGCCGGCTACCCGGTGGCCCGGATCCCGGCCCGGGTGGCGGCCTGGCAGATGCTCGGCGCGGTGCCCATCCTCGCCGGGATCGCGGTGCTGCAGGCGATCACCGCCTCCCCGCAGAGGGCCGCGGTGATGTTCCTGTCCATCCTCGCCTGCGTGGTCGCCGCGACCCTGCTCACCCTGACCACCCGGGTCTCCGAGATGATGGACGCCCTGGACCGGGCGCTGGCGCCGCTGGGGCGGCGCGGCTTCCCCGCGCGGACGGTGTCCCTGGCGCTGTCGCTGACCCTGCGCCTGATCCCGCTGCAGGTCGCCGCGGTGCAGGAGGTCCTCGACGCCCGCCGCGCCCGCGGCGCCCGCGGCTCCCCCGCCGCCTTCGGGGTGCCGGTGGTGATCCGCACCGTGCGCCGCGCCGAGGCGATGTCCGATGCGCTGCTCGCCCGCGGCGTCGGCGACTGA